Proteins co-encoded in one Setaria viridis chromosome 9, Setaria_viridis_v4.0, whole genome shotgun sequence genomic window:
- the LOC117839012 gene encoding kihadalactone A synthase LFS: MSGSVDLPVVDLASSDLRAAAASVRQACVEHGFFYVTNHGVDRALVEAVLAESKGFFDLPMEEKLKLHRTNHRGYTPPYAEKLDAASEFVGDLKESFYIGPIGDSDLQNDLNQWPSEERFPSWKETMKLYIATALDTGERILSLIALGLDLDAEFFHKIGALDCPSTFLRLLHYPGEVNESDSGNYGASAHSDYGAITLLVTDGTPGLQICREKDRDPQLWEDVHHIDGALIVNIGDLLERWTNCVFRSTLHRVVAVGKERYSVAFFLDPNSDTVVECLESCCSEADPPRFPPIKTGDYITGRINSTYK, translated from the exons ATGTCGGGGAGCGTGGACCTCCCCGTGGTGGACCTCGCGTCCTCggacctccgcgccgccgccgcctccgtccgccAG GCGTGCGTGGAGCACGGGTTCTTCTACGTCACCAACCACGGAGTGGACCGCGCCCTGGTCGAGGCGGTGCTGGCCGAGAGCAAGGGGTTCTTCGACCTGCCGATGGAGGAGAAGTTGAAGCTGCATAGGACCAACCACCGGGGGTACACGCCGCCCTACGCCGAGAAGCTCGACGCCGCTTCCGAGTTCGTAG GAGACCTCAAGGAGAGTTTCTACATTGGGCCTATTGGGGACAGTGATCTTCAGAATGATCTAAACCAATGGCCTTCTGAAG AGCGCTTTCCGTCTTGGAAGGAGACAATGAAGTTGTACATTGCAACTGCTCT GGATACTGGCGAAAGGATACTCTCTCTAATTGCTTTGGGtttggatttggatgctgaATTCTTTCACAAAATTGGTGCATTGGACTGCCCGTCAACATTTCTTCGTTTATTACATTACCCAG GTGAAGTAAATGAGTCTGATAGTGGAAACTATGGTGCATCAGCTCACTCAGACTATGGTGCAATAACTCTTTTAGTAACAGATGGTACTCCTGGCTTGCAG ATATGCAGGGAGAAGGATAGGGATCCTCAGCTATGGGAAGATGTTCATCACATTGATGG GGCCCTTATTGTTAATATTGGCGACTTGCTAGAAAGGTGGACAAATTGTGTTTTCAG ATCTACACTGCATCGTGTTGTTGCTGTTGGTAAAGAGCGGTATTCG GTGGCTTTCTTTCTTGACCCAAACTCTGATACAGTGGTTGAGTGCTTGGAAAGCTGTTGCAGCGAGGCAGATCCACCGAG GTTTCCACCTATCAAGACCGGCGACTATATAACCGGGCGAATTAATTCCACATACAAATAA